Proteins encoded within one genomic window of Desulfuromonadaceae bacterium:
- a CDS encoding MMPL family transporter, with protein sequence MPKINRYFLWMLTQGRGLVLFLLVILTSISAYFAVQVRVEQDTRSMVSQNSEQVATYAHFREAFGNDEDLLLSVTHPRLLSGDTLALIDTLTRRIAAIDGVTTVLSLSNAKQLVADRYGAQTRPLLPPFSAPLFTQSVAAALQFNPHYEGLLIAADHKTAGLLIALQPTRSRRQIIDEIRNLMAATADRAELHLTGIGVQQSDVAAFIQRDQKVILPLILIVLMVMLATIFQRVSGVLLPLLATGASLIWTLGSYVLCGFELNTITSLLSPVVMVLAVSGSIHLYSGWRQLQGEQGERINLLAAKVEELFIPCFFTALTTALGLLSLTISGVPAVRQFGLFAALGVMLSFLAALTLVPIGLSFLPLPERSYRTGKGVLRHTLQWATRLTINHPRAIMAMALILLGVALSGLPRLQNNTNLISFFAADTPLAIDTAYIDQHLAGVNLLDFMVTRSDALPLESMADYERIEKFEKLALHHEAVAGSLSVLTLLRPLHRAESAAATLSLPDNDDDLRYELELLESAREHSSLRRFLTTDRKTARVTFRLHDMGSRTAASLVATLQQQGKSIFGADYRLQPTGSFYRMTDDSNRLVSDLIKSFSLSLALVTLSILLLLRSLWLTLLSLIPNIIPILWTAGLMGYAKIDLSTGTAMIGAVVIGLAVDDTIHYLVHYRRVFNGNVRRAIILTTTRIGRALISASLVLAFGFWVGCLGSFKPTIYFSLLVGGTMIGALICDLLVLPACLVLGTPPRQRSRA encoded by the coding sequence TTGCCAAAGATCAACCGATATTTTCTTTGGATGCTGACCCAGGGACGCGGTCTGGTGTTATTCCTGCTGGTGATCCTGACCTCGATATCCGCATATTTTGCCGTTCAGGTACGCGTTGAGCAAGATACCCGCTCGATGGTTTCACAAAATTCCGAACAGGTGGCGACGTACGCGCACTTTCGCGAGGCGTTCGGCAACGATGAAGACCTGCTCCTCAGTGTAACACACCCCCGGTTGCTCAGCGGAGACACGCTTGCGCTGATTGACACCCTGACCCGGCGTATCGCAGCGATTGACGGCGTAACCACGGTTCTCAGCCTGAGCAATGCCAAACAACTTGTCGCCGACCGGTACGGCGCGCAAACGCGTCCGTTACTGCCACCTTTCAGTGCCCCCCTCTTTACACAATCGGTTGCCGCAGCCTTGCAGTTTAATCCCCACTATGAAGGGCTGCTGATTGCGGCTGACCACAAAACGGCCGGGCTCCTCATTGCATTGCAACCCACCCGGTCACGACGGCAGATAATCGATGAAATCCGCAACCTGATGGCCGCCACAGCTGACCGGGCAGAACTTCACCTGACCGGAATCGGCGTGCAGCAATCTGACGTTGCTGCTTTCATTCAGCGTGACCAGAAAGTTATTCTGCCGCTGATCCTGATCGTGCTGATGGTGATGCTGGCGACTATTTTCCAGCGTGTCTCCGGCGTTTTGTTGCCTCTGCTGGCAACCGGAGCCAGCCTGATCTGGACGCTGGGCAGCTACGTTTTGTGCGGCTTCGAACTGAACACTATCACCTCCCTGCTGTCACCGGTGGTCATGGTTCTGGCCGTTTCCGGCAGTATTCACCTTTATAGTGGCTGGCGACAACTGCAAGGGGAGCAGGGTGAACGGATCAACCTGCTCGCCGCGAAAGTCGAAGAACTTTTTATCCCCTGTTTTTTCACGGCGCTGACAACCGCCTTGGGCCTCCTCTCATTGACCATCAGTGGCGTCCCGGCAGTGCGACAATTCGGTCTTTTTGCCGCACTTGGTGTGATGCTCTCATTTCTGGCGGCGCTGACACTGGTGCCGATTGGATTAAGTTTTCTGCCCCTGCCGGAACGCAGTTATCGTACCGGCAAAGGGGTTTTGCGCCACACCCTGCAATGGGCCACCCGCCTGACGATTAACCATCCCCGTGCGATCATGGCGATGGCCCTGATCTTGCTGGGCGTGGCGTTGTCGGGACTGCCCCGCTTGCAGAATAATACCAACCTGATCAGTTTTTTTGCGGCGGATACGCCATTGGCGATCGACACAGCATACATCGACCAGCACCTGGCCGGGGTCAACCTGCTCGATTTCATGGTGACGCGCAGCGACGCCCTGCCGCTGGAAAGCATGGCCGATTATGAACGGATCGAAAAATTTGAAAAGCTGGCGCTGCACCATGAAGCGGTTGCCGGAAGCCTCTCCGTCCTGACCCTGCTGCGCCCGCTGCATCGTGCCGAGAGTGCCGCCGCGACACTCTCTTTACCCGACAACGATGACGATTTGCGCTATGAACTTGAACTGCTGGAAAGTGCCCGTGAGCACTCATCACTCCGGCGATTTTTAACCACCGACCGAAAAACCGCACGGGTCACTTTCAGGCTGCACGATATGGGCAGTCGGACTGCCGCCAGTCTGGTCGCAACCTTGCAGCAACAAGGGAAGAGCATCTTCGGGGCCGACTATCGACTGCAACCAACGGGCAGCTTTTACCGCATGACCGATGATTCCAACCGGCTGGTGTCTGATCTGATCAAAAGCTTTTCCCTCTCCCTGGCGTTGGTCACCCTGTCGATTCTGCTCCTGTTGCGTTCCCTCTGGCTGACATTACTGTCGCTGATTCCGAATATCATCCCGATCCTCTGGACAGCCGGGCTGATGGGGTACGCGAAGATTGATTTAAGCACCGGCACGGCGATGATCGGCGCGGTTGTCATTGGCCTGGCCGTCGATGACACCATCCACTACCTGGTTCACTATCGTCGTGTTTTTAACGGCAACGTGCGCCGCGCGATTATCTTGACGACCACCCGTATTGGCCGCGCACTGATCAGTGCATCACTGGTGCTGGCTTTCGGCTTCTGGGTCGGCTGTCTGGGGAGTTTCAAGCCGACCATTTATTTTTC
- a CDS encoding type III polyketide synthase gives MSVWIQNIATMTPGVAYTQTFASEKMQGWTADERLKRMVRILYQRSGIEQRYSVIKSFDDNSDDDFFPLTADGLRRERTTAERNAIYRREAHHLSVDLARKTIAESPGIAPGDITHVITISCTGFYNPGPDYQIISELGLPSTTQRYNLGFMGCYAFFPGLRMATQFCQANPAAVVLVMCLELCSIHLQLNGRDDSMLANSLFADGAGAAIISTRQPLADQSCYRLDDFHSTLIPDGAADMAWTIGDLGFDIALSSYVPKIIGANIREVLQPILGEGHCRLNAIDTWAIHPGGKAIIDKVAESLELDESQIAASRNVLRQYGNMSSATILFVLQQILQNRAGSSREKVCAMAFGPGLTVEMALFEAQRAVNNETKHDEPAIIPVAASQGC, from the coding sequence ATGTCTGTCTGGATACAAAATATCGCTACCATGACCCCTGGAGTGGCCTACACGCAAACGTTTGCCAGTGAAAAAATGCAGGGCTGGACAGCGGACGAACGACTCAAACGCATGGTGCGTATCCTCTATCAGAGGTCGGGGATCGAGCAGCGTTACAGTGTCATCAAATCGTTTGACGACAACAGCGACGACGATTTTTTCCCACTGACGGCGGATGGCTTGCGCCGCGAACGGACGACTGCTGAACGCAACGCGATCTATCGTCGCGAAGCGCACCATTTATCCGTGGATCTGGCACGCAAAACCATTGCCGAGTCACCGGGGATCGCCCCTGGAGATATTACCCACGTGATAACTATCTCCTGCACCGGATTCTACAATCCCGGGCCGGACTATCAGATCATCAGCGAGTTGGGCCTCCCCTCTACCACCCAGCGCTACAACCTCGGTTTTATGGGCTGCTACGCTTTTTTTCCGGGACTGCGGATGGCCACCCAGTTTTGCCAGGCAAACCCCGCTGCGGTGGTGCTGGTGATGTGCCTGGAACTGTGTTCGATCCACCTTCAGCTGAACGGCAGGGATGATTCGATGTTGGCAAATTCGCTTTTCGCTGACGGCGCGGGCGCGGCAATTATCAGTACCCGGCAGCCACTGGCCGACCAGTCATGCTATCGACTCGATGATTTCCACTCAACACTGATCCCTGACGGCGCGGCGGACATGGCCTGGACGATCGGTGATCTCGGTTTCGATATTGCCTTGTCGAGTTATGTCCCGAAAATTATCGGCGCGAATATCCGCGAAGTGCTCCAACCGATACTGGGTGAAGGGCACTGTCGGCTTAACGCTATTGACACCTGGGCAATTCATCCGGGCGGCAAAGCGATTATTGACAAGGTGGCTGAAAGCCTTGAGCTGGATGAGTCACAGATTGCGGCGTCACGCAATGTTTTGCGCCAATATGGCAACATGAGCAGCGCGACCATCCTGTTTGTGTTGCAACAAATCTTGCAAAATCGAGCCGGTTCCAGCCGTGAAAAGGTCTGCGCCATGGCGTTCGGCCCCGGTTTAACCGTAGAAATGGCTTTGTTCGAGGCCCAACGAGCCGTCAACAACGAAACCAAACACGACGAGCCAGCCATCATTCCGGTGGCCGCCAGCCAGGGATGCTGA
- a CDS encoding YceI family protein, with amino-acid sequence MFTRFFAILSVLLLVALTAEAAVINGQCSIRFAGDSTLHGFDGKAVCQPFTLISEKDSTAIEHLRPATIMVRVDSMDTANASRDAAMREMFDSKNSPFIEGLVGELNTREALRIMTPAADQSGKVAFELKIRGQVQRVQADVYNLDVGAEKTSFTLKFSLSLASFQLEPPSVIGIIRVADQVAVEVDVVLQPTPTID; translated from the coding sequence ATGTTTACACGTTTTTTTGCAATCTTGTCAGTTCTGTTGCTGGTGGCACTAACTGCTGAAGCAGCGGTGATCAACGGGCAATGCTCGATCCGCTTTGCTGGCGATTCGACTCTACATGGTTTTGACGGCAAAGCCGTTTGTCAGCCGTTCACACTGATCAGCGAAAAGGATTCGACCGCGATCGAACACCTGCGCCCGGCGACGATCATGGTGCGGGTCGATTCGATGGATACCGCCAACGCCAGTCGCGACGCGGCGATGCGCGAAATGTTTGACAGCAAAAACTCCCCTTTTATTGAAGGGTTAGTGGGTGAGCTGAATACCAGAGAGGCGTTGCGCATAATGACACCCGCTGCGGACCAGAGCGGAAAAGTGGCGTTTGAGTTGAAAATCAGGGGTCAGGTACAGCGTGTGCAAGCGGATGTTTACAATCTCGATGTCGGCGCGGAAAAAACTTCCTTTACCCTTAAATTTTCATTATCCCTGGCCAGCTTTCAGCTGGAACCACCAAGCGTTATCGGGATCATCCGGGTTGCTGATCAGGTCGCGGTTGAAGTTGATGTTGTGCTGCAACCGACACCAACGATCGACTAA